The Gemmatimonas phototrophica region CTACCGCAAGTGCCCGATTTCAGGGCAGTTCAAACGCATTGGGTATATGCCTGACACGGACAGTTTGACCGATTATCAGCACTCCAACCACGTCGAAGCGATACTGCGTGGTTTTGGAGCCGAACCGATCGACCCAGACCCGAGCCGACTTCCCGAGCTCCCACTGTTTCCGGTGGTGCACCGCTTCCACTGGCGACCCGAAGGACACGCCACGACGCGCCTTGACCTCCACGAATGCCACATGATTGTCACGACGCACCACCAGATCGATGTCGCGGTGTCCACTCCGAAAGCGGTGAGCCACCACCTGCCATCCATCCCGCATGAGCCAGCGCGCCGCAATGCGTTCGCCAAGCAGTCCAAGTTCCTGCCGCGCTTTCGTCATGGAGCGAGTTTACCGCCCCCCTCTGACAAAAGTCGCATCACTTCTTCGCCCATTGTGCGATAGCTACGCGGCACGTCGGCGGTGAATGCGGTTCTATCGCACGGACCTGGCGCCGTGGCCGCTCACCCCCCGCTGCGCGAGGCGAGAATGAGCCCCGGATCGTCGCTGATGATCCCGTTCACGCCCTTTCGCCACAGCCGATGAGCATGCGACGCGCTATTCACCGTCCAGATGTGCGTAGGGATCCGGTGCGGACGCATGGTGCGCACAATGGCCCCTACGGGTACGGGAATCCCGATATGCGCTGGGGGAATACACAGCGCGTGATACCACGAGGCCGCGACGGGGCGTCGGAGCAATGCGGGAACCACCAGTCCTGCCGCCTCCGGTTGGCTTGCCCCTAATGCCACATTACCGCCCCGCAGCGGACGCGTGCTTTCCGGATCAAACCCGGCGACGATAATGCGCCCTGCGAGCTTGTGACGGGCAATCGCCGCTTGCAGCATGGACGTCGCGGCGGCCGTCTTCAGCTCAATAATGAGCGGGAGCGTAGCAGGCAGCGCATCGATAACCTCATCGAAGGTCGGCACGCCAACTCTTTTTCCGCGCCAAGGGAAGTCGCGCCCGTTTCGCGAAAATCGCGCCCCCGCGTCCACGTCGCGTAACTCGGCCGCCGTTCGGCTGGCCACCGGTCCCTTGGCATCAGTCGTTCGATCCAACGTCGCATCGTGCATCAGGACCAGCACGCCGTCCTTGGAGAGATGCAGATCGAACTCCACGGCATCGACCCCCAACGCGACCGCTTCCAACAGGCTGGGCAGCGTGTTCTCAGGGGCGTGCGCCCGGTTGCCGCGGTGACCAATCACCGGCCGAGCGTCTGGATCAAGCAGGATCATCTGCGCAAGATAATGCCTCGCCCGGGTATTCCGAACGGACCGTCGGCAACGCCGAAAAACGACAACGGGGCGACACCCGAAGGTGCCGCCCCGTCGCAACTCACACCGATGCGATGTGAGGGGACGCCAACCCTGTCTCGTTAGAAAGAGTACTGGATTCGCGTCATGATCATGCGGCCGATCTCCGGCACGCCCGGGAAGGTACGTACACGGTTATCGAACATGTTGGTCGCGTTCAGCGACCACATGAGTCGCTGGCCGCCGAGGTCAAAGCGCTTGGAAACCTGCGCATCCACCAGGAACTGCTCGGGGACGTTTTCGTAGCAGAATGTGCCGGCCGGTGCCGGGCTGCAGCGATTGGCACCGCCTGACGCGTTCGCTGCCGCGCCGGTCTGCCCGGCAGCCAGTGCGTACGCCACGTTGGTGGCATAAACACCGGAGTTCACCGGATACGCTTCTGCATACCGGCCACGGAGGTCAAAGCCCAGGCCATTGTCGTCGTTCTTGTAGCGCATGCCGAGCGAGCCACGGGACATCGGGGAGTTCGACATAAGCGGCTGGTTGTTGCCGCCGTCGATGCCCTGAAACACGTTGCGGCTCTGCCAGCTGTAGGCGAGGTCAAGCGTCACGCGATCGGTAGCACTGACATCTACCGCCATGTCGACGCCACGGACCCAGATCTTGCCGGCTGAGGTGAGGTATGTGGCATAAATCGCATTGGCCGCAGACGGCTGGTTGGCAAAGGTGACCACACCGACTGGGAGCGCCGCCACGCTGGGAGTCAGCGCCGTCGCAACGCCGCCCGCCAGTGCCTGAATCTGTTGGAGCGACAGTCCCAACGGCTGTGAGGCGAAGAACGCCCCAAGCTGCTGGCCCATGTATCCACCCAACTGCTGCGGGTTCCCGAAGAACACGTTCGGGGTGGCAACGGCCGCGGAGGTGCCGACGTCGCCACGTTCCTGGCCCCAGCCAGCAATGTCGTAGCGCAACTTGTTGCCAATGATGCCCTTCCACCCGATTTCAAACGTGTTGTTGAACGATGCCGCCAGGGGACGGATATCCTGCAGCTGTGCATCGGTGACCGCCGTCGTGGGGGCGGTGATATACGACACGCGCGTGGCAAGATCGGCGGACGTGGGAGAACGGCTCCCCAGGTACTGCACGGCACCCGTGGCCAGCGCCGTCGCCTGTGCCGCGGTAAAGCCGTTCTGCTGCAGGGCGGCCGCAATACCCGGGATCAAGCGCGGGGAGAGCGCCTGAATGGCGCCGGGGAATGCGGCAGCGGCCGAAGTACCGGTGAAGTTCCCGCCGTTGGCGTAGGCCGACTTCATGCACAACGAGCCCAACGCACTGCCGTTGCAGTTGCGCGCGAACTGGAACCCTTCCTTTGGCGGATTGCCGCGCGCCCGGATATCGAATCCGGAACCGCCCACATTGGGCGACTGAATGAGATCGAGGAAAAAGGAGAAATTGGCGGGCGTCGAGAAGGCCCGGTTGTACGTGAACCGAATATTCTGATTTTCCGCCGGCTTGAGAATGATGGCGGCCCGGGGCGAGAAGAACTGGCCCTTGATGACATTGTTCCCGTCACCACGCGCCGCCAGTAACACCTCGAGGTACTTGTTCGGACGCGTCGTGGACTGCACATACGCCCCGTACTCGGTGACGTTGTCCACGTCCTCATTCACGCCGTTGATCGTGTTTCCCGTCTGCGGGTTCGTCCAGATGTAATCGACGCCGTAGGTGAACGTCTGCTTC contains the following coding sequences:
- a CDS encoding YraN family protein encodes the protein MTKARQELGLLGERIAARWLMRDGWQVVAHRFRSGHRDIDLVVRRDNHVAFVEVKARRGVSFGSPVEAVHHRKQWELGKSARVWVDRFGSKTTQYRFDVVGVLIIGQTVRVRHIPNAFELP
- a CDS encoding glycerophosphodiester phosphodiesterase family protein, whose amino-acid sequence is MILLDPDARPVIGHRGNRAHAPENTLPSLLEAVALGVDAVEFDLHLSKDGVLVLMHDATLDRTTDAKGPVASRTAAELRDVDAGARFSRNGRDFPWRGKRVGVPTFDEVIDALPATLPLIIELKTAAATSMLQAAIARHKLAGRIIVAGFDPESTRPLRGGNVALGASQPEAAGLVVPALLRRPVAASWYHALCIPPAHIGIPVPVGAIVRTMRPHRIPTHIWTVNSASHAHRLWRKGVNGIISDDPGLILASRSGG
- a CDS encoding TonB-dependent receptor; translated protein: MSLFFRRVIASAVLALGIVPVAAAQLDAQSGSITGKVTDASTGRPIENVGVKAQAAGGQAYGGITGPDGSFRVVGLANASYTVTARLIGYESKAVQNVRPGQVVNFALNQAVSTLSQTVVTASRARPEKALDAPASISVISSERIESTPAVTVTDHLRTTPGVDINRGGIAQANVVARGFNNAFSGSMLMLQDYRFAGVPSLRVNVPFLFTGTNEDIDRMEVLLGPASALYGPNSSNGVLHVITKSPFNSQGTTISVDGGERSVIRTGVRTAQKLNENVAFKLSGEYMQGRDWEYNDRSEPTLFPSTSNVPAARRGLANQRDFDLQRFTGEARVDVRPTVNTEAITTVGYTKVGSGIELTGANGSAQIKNWTYLSVQQRFRWNKFFAQAFLNSSNAGNDDAQDASGTYLLRSGQPIVDKSRVAAGQVQHGFDMGKKQTFTYGVDYIWTNPQTGNTINGVNEDVDNVTEYGAYVQSTTRPNKYLEVLLAARGDGNNVIKGQFFSPRAAIILKPAENQNIRFTYNRAFSTPANFSFFLDLIQSPNVGGSGFDIRARGNPPKEGFQFARNCNGSALGSLCMKSAYANGGNFTGTSAAAAFPGAIQALSPRLIPGIAAALQQNGFTAAQATALATGAVQYLGSRSPTSADLATRVSYITAPTTAVTDAQLQDIRPLAASFNNTFEIGWKGIIGNKLRYDIAGWGQERGDVGTSAAVATPNVFFGNPQQLGGYMGQQLGAFFASQPLGLSLQQIQALAGGVATALTPSVAALPVGVVTFANQPSAANAIYATYLTSAGKIWVRGVDMAVDVSATDRVTLDLAYSWQSRNVFQGIDGGNNQPLMSNSPMSRGSLGMRYKNDDNGLGFDLRGRYAEAYPVNSGVYATNVAYALAAGQTGAAANASGGANRCSPAPAGTFCYENVPEQFLVDAQVSKRFDLGGQRLMWSLNATNMFDNRVRTFPGVPEIGRMIMTRIQYSF